In Syntrophomonas wolfei subsp. wolfei str. Goettingen G311, a single window of DNA contains:
- a CDS encoding bifunctional 5,10-methylenetetrahydrofolate dehydrogenase/5,10-methenyltetrahydrofolate cyclohydrolase, whose translation MLIYGKDIREQIKERVRQSAEEVKMGLAIIRVGDDPSSMAYVRGIRKFAEETGVKVEIVNLPDAVGERELLKTIGDLNNSSEITGIMLQTPLPASLNASHLVNAIDFDKDVEGIHNYNLGKLISKEEGVRPCTPKAVISMLKAHDILIEGQKVTIIGRSMTVGSPLALMMTAENATVTVCHTRTRNLKEEALRADILVAAVGKREFVTADMVHKDMVVIDVGINFDENGKMLGDVHEEARNHCRLASAVPGGIGVITVAELFDNLRILSQKA comes from the coding sequence ATGCTTATTTACGGAAAAGATATCCGCGAACAAATCAAAGAAAGAGTACGCCAATCAGCCGAAGAAGTTAAAATGGGTCTGGCTATAATACGAGTGGGAGATGATCCCTCATCTATGGCCTATGTGCGGGGAATTCGCAAGTTTGCGGAAGAAACTGGGGTTAAGGTGGAAATTGTCAATCTACCAGATGCTGTCGGAGAAAGGGAGCTTCTGAAAACTATAGGAGATTTAAATAATAGCTCTGAAATTACGGGGATTATGTTACAAACGCCCCTTCCGGCTAGTTTAAATGCCAGCCATCTGGTCAATGCCATTGACTTTGACAAAGATGTTGAAGGAATCCATAATTACAACCTGGGTAAGCTGATCAGCAAAGAGGAAGGAGTTAGACCCTGTACCCCCAAGGCAGTAATCTCCATGTTGAAGGCTCATGATATTCTTATCGAAGGCCAGAAGGTTACTATTATAGGTCGCAGCATGACGGTGGGCAGCCCGCTGGCACTTATGATGACAGCGGAAAATGCCACAGTTACTGTCTGTCATACTCGTACCAGGAATCTTAAAGAAGAAGCCTTGCGCGCTGATATCCTGGTGGCTGCAGTCGGAAAAAGAGAGTTTGTTACTGCAGATATGGTACACAAAGATATGGTAGTTATAGATGTTGGTATTAATTTTGATGAGAACGGCAAAATGCTAGGTGACGTGCATGAAGAGGCCCGGAACCACTGCCGGTTAGCCAGCGCGGTTCCCGGAGGGATAGGGGTAATTACAGTGGCAGAGCTTTTTGATAACCTGCGGATTCTTAGCCAGAAGGCTTGA
- a CDS encoding EscU/YscU/HrcU family type III secretion system export apparatus switch protein, giving the protein MKEKDMEKAVALRYDMEKDEVPVVVAKGQGFIAEKIKKVARESGVPIKEDRELADYLMALDLYEEIPPELYAVVAEILAFIYRMDKRFI; this is encoded by the coding sequence GTGAAAGAGAAAGATATGGAAAAAGCAGTAGCCCTACGCTATGATATGGAGAAGGATGAGGTGCCGGTAGTAGTAGCCAAGGGCCAGGGGTTTATTGCCGAAAAGATAAAGAAGGTAGCCAGGGAAAGCGGGGTTCCTATTAAAGAGGATCGTGAACTGGCTGATTATCTCATGGCCCTGGATCTTTATGAGGAAATACCACCGGAGTTATATGCTGTGGTAGCAGAGATTCTGGCTTTTATTTATCGCATGGATAAAAGATTTATATAG
- a CDS encoding FecCD family ABC transporter permease, whose product MLLIISPLLCIFVSLFIGRYPLSIDEVIRILWCKTAQLPCEVLDIKQTIVWDIRLPRAILGALVGGCLAISGAAFQGLFRNPLVSSGILGVSSGAGFGAALAIVMFSSVSSATYIFAFAFGTLAVFLSYIIGRVYDTTPTIMLVLGGVIVSSVFSALISLLKYVADPYQQLPAIVFWLMGSLATARYSDIVAAGLPMLVGIAGLLAIRWRINVLSMGDKEAHTLGVNLAVDKGLVIISATLATAAAVSVSGIIGWVGLVIPHICRMLVGNDNRVLIPASLSMGACFLILVDDLGRIITGSEMPLGILTALVGGPFFVWLLKKTKGGNW is encoded by the coding sequence TTGTTATTAATAATATCTCCTTTGCTTTGCATTTTTGTTTCCCTTTTTATTGGCAGGTATCCGCTTTCCATAGACGAAGTAATCCGTATTCTATGGTGTAAAACGGCCCAACTGCCGTGCGAGGTTCTGGATATTAAGCAGACTATAGTCTGGGATATTCGATTGCCCCGGGCCATACTGGGAGCCCTGGTGGGAGGATGCCTGGCTATTAGTGGAGCGGCTTTTCAGGGATTATTCCGTAATCCCCTGGTCAGTTCCGGTATTCTGGGGGTAAGCTCCGGGGCCGGTTTTGGTGCGGCTCTGGCCATAGTAATGTTTAGCAGCGTATCGTCCGCTACCTATATTTTTGCTTTTGCTTTTGGTACATTGGCGGTATTCTTAAGCTATATAATCGGCAGGGTCTATGATACCACTCCAACTATAATGCTGGTTCTGGGAGGGGTGATAGTATCATCAGTATTTTCTGCTCTTATCTCCTTGCTGAAATATGTGGCTGATCCCTATCAGCAATTGCCCGCCATAGTTTTCTGGCTAATGGGTAGTTTGGCTACGGCCAGGTATAGTGATATTGTGGCGGCTGGGTTGCCGATGCTGGTGGGAATTGCCGGTCTTTTGGCTATACGCTGGAGGATTAATGTTTTATCCATGGGGGATAAGGAGGCGCATACCCTGGGGGTAAACCTGGCGGTGGATAAGGGACTGGTAATAATATCTGCCACTCTAGCCACGGCAGCGGCGGTTTCAGTTAGCGGGATCATCGGTTGGGTAGGATTGGTTATTCCCCACATCTGCCGTATGTTAGTAGGAAACGATAACCGGGTATTGATTCCGGCCAGTCTTTCCATGGGAGCCTGTTTTCTTATACTGGTAGATGACCTGGGTCGGATTATAACTGGTTCGGAAATGCCTCTGGGTATCTTGACTGCGCTGGTGGGAGGCCCGTTTTTTGTATGGCTGCTTAAGAAAACCAAAGGGGGCAACTGGTAA
- a CDS encoding YraN family protein has protein sequence MNRELGLWGEELAAQYLRKKGYKILERNFHTRYGELDLVCEKDDNIVFVEVKTRRSTRFGSPEEAVTPRKIGNLKKAAILYLKSTPRFFPEISFDVVSILVEDGKSKINHIINAF, from the coding sequence ATGAATAGAGAATTAGGTTTGTGGGGAGAAGAGCTGGCAGCACAATACCTGAGGAAAAAGGGATATAAAATACTGGAGCGTAATTTTCATACCCGCTATGGGGAGTTGGATTTGGTATGTGAAAAAGACGATAACATAGTTTTTGTGGAAGTTAAAACCAGGCGCAGCACCCGCTTTGGAAGCCCGGAGGAGGCGGTTACACCTCGCAAAATAGGTAATCTAAAAAAAGCCGCTATTCTATACCTTAAAAGCACCCCGCGATTTTTCCCGGAAATCTCTTTTGATGTGGTTTCCATTCTTGTTGAGGATGGTAAGAGCAAAATAAATCATATAATTAATGCATTTTAA
- a CDS encoding CoA-transferase subunit beta produces MTAKNNKLAKAGEYKPIDLLAVAAAREVVDGDIVFAGTGLPMLAIMLAQKVSAPNAVCIYEAGSIDGRPIDLPTSVGDARCAHQASMAAGLTETFYGQLHCGYVDLAFLGGAEIDKYGNVNTTVVGDYLNPEKRFTGSGGNPDINALARRTVFIMVQEKRRFREHVDYITSPGWRLPKWPGGEFVHKREVYGKFFRGGVEAVITNMGVFRFDEEGIMYLDTVHPGFTPQQVKDNCSFDLNISRVSGETKPPTYYELELLYKEVDPEGIFLP; encoded by the coding sequence ATGACAGCGAAGAATAATAAACTGGCCAAAGCGGGTGAATATAAACCAATTGACCTCCTGGCAGTTGCTGCTGCCCGGGAGGTAGTTGATGGGGATATTGTTTTTGCTGGAACCGGCCTGCCCATGCTGGCTATCATGTTAGCTCAAAAAGTAAGTGCTCCTAATGCGGTATGTATTTATGAAGCCGGGAGCATTGACGGACGGCCCATCGATCTGCCCACTTCTGTAGGTGATGCCCGCTGTGCCCACCAGGCTTCGATGGCGGCTGGTTTAACCGAGACTTTTTACGGGCAGCTTCATTGCGGATATGTGGATCTGGCCTTCCTCGGGGGAGCCGAGATCGACAAGTATGGAAATGTAAATACTACGGTGGTTGGTGATTACCTGAACCCGGAAAAGCGTTTTACCGGTAGTGGCGGTAACCCGGATATCAATGCTCTGGCCAGACGGACGGTATTTATAATGGTTCAGGAAAAGCGCCGTTTCAGAGAACATGTTGACTATATTACTTCTCCGGGCTGGAGGTTGCCCAAATGGCCCGGGGGAGAATTCGTGCATAAGAGAGAAGTATACGGCAAATTCTTCCGCGGGGGCGTGGAAGCAGTAATAACCAATATGGGCGTATTCAGGTTTGATGAGGAAGGGATAATGTACCTGGATACGGTTCATCCGGGATTCACTCCGCAACAGGTGAAAGATAACTGCTCTTTTGATCTTAATATCTCCCGGGTAAGCGGAGAGACCAAACCCCCGACTTATTACGAACTGGAATTACTTTATAAAGAAGTCGATCCGGAAGGTATCTTCTTGCCCTAG
- a CDS encoding ribonuclease HII — protein MRSEQPLYNKRLFSDIIDKSTHFKEGLGLDKQKYLLDEVKRIEDLKRYEYEAYNNGFRYIAGIDEAGRGPIAGPVMAAAVILSRDFFCPGINDSKKLTALKRSKLAAEIKKQAISWSVAAVFPSYLDKVNILNATREAMLLAVKNLSPRPEFLLIDAVQLPDIDIKQYPLIKGDSLSVSIAAASILAKVERDRVMEAFDSLYPGYGFSRHKGYATREHLQSLLRLGTCALHRVSFEPVKSMVLGARYGEQPALFE, from the coding sequence GTGAGGAGTGAGCAACCGCTATACAACAAAAGGCTTTTCAGCGACATCATAGATAAATCTACTCACTTTAAGGAAGGATTGGGTTTGGATAAGCAAAAGTATTTATTAGATGAAGTTAAGAGAATAGAGGATTTAAAGCGATATGAATATGAGGCTTACAATAATGGTTTTCGATACATAGCTGGAATCGATGAAGCAGGCAGAGGACCTATTGCCGGCCCAGTAATGGCGGCTGCGGTTATTCTATCCCGTGATTTCTTTTGTCCCGGGATTAATGATTCCAAGAAACTTACAGCTTTGAAACGCTCTAAATTGGCGGCAGAGATAAAAAAACAAGCCATTTCATGGTCGGTGGCGGCGGTCTTTCCTTCTTACCTGGATAAGGTAAACATTCTTAATGCTACCCGTGAGGCTATGTTGTTAGCAGTAAAAAATCTCTCCCCTCGTCCGGAATTTTTACTTATTGATGCCGTGCAATTACCCGATATAGATATTAAACAGTATCCTTTAATAAAGGGTGACAGTTTGAGTGTATCCATAGCCGCTGCCTCCATCCTGGCCAAAGTGGAGAGAGACCGGGTAATGGAGGCATTTGACTCACTCTATCCCGGCTATGGATTTTCCCGGCATAAGGGTTATGCTACCCGGGAACACCTGCAATCTTTGCTCAGGTTGGGTACTTGTGCTTTGCACCGGGTGAGTTTCGAACCGGTGAAGTCTATGGTATTAGGAGCTAGATATGGAGAACAGCCAGCTTTATTTGAATAA
- a CDS encoding MBL fold metallo-hydrolase produces the protein MQLSENVLLLGNRHFNYFLVGKKEAAIIECGVSGGVYSFQKQWEKLPQKPEVKYLVAMHAHFDHVCGIPALQKMFPAAVLLASSPAEAVLKKAKIMENFFAQDEKMLDLLADEGIIPRGLQSPNVTEIALDKLIAEGDEIKLGGDLNIKVLDAPGHSPCSLACYLPAEQVMFISDACGFQISDEDIFPVFFQAYDIYLETIKRLMSYPSKLLAIPHERIWTGRNIDAFYRRALSSAEQAFNIIRDLLDQGWEDEKIEKELFARYYKGSLKIYTPENIQQCVQILLRRVKEKL, from the coding sequence GTGCAGCTTAGCGAGAATGTTTTGCTATTGGGCAATCGACACTTCAATTATTTTCTGGTGGGGAAGAAAGAGGCCGCCATTATTGAATGCGGGGTAAGTGGTGGGGTTTATAGTTTCCAAAAGCAGTGGGAGAAACTGCCCCAAAAACCGGAAGTAAAGTATTTAGTGGCAATGCATGCTCATTTTGACCATGTTTGCGGAATACCTGCCTTGCAAAAGATGTTTCCTGCTGCTGTTTTACTGGCCAGTTCCCCAGCGGAAGCCGTTTTAAAAAAGGCCAAAATAATGGAAAACTTTTTTGCTCAGGATGAAAAAATGTTGGATTTGCTAGCGGACGAAGGAATAATTCCCCGGGGGCTGCAATCACCTAATGTAACGGAGATTGCTCTTGATAAGCTAATTGCTGAAGGAGATGAGATAAAGCTCGGCGGTGATTTGAACATCAAAGTATTAGATGCTCCCGGTCATAGTCCCTGCAGTTTGGCCTGCTACCTGCCTGCTGAGCAGGTTATGTTCATTTCTGATGCTTGTGGCTTTCAAATCTCGGATGAGGATATCTTTCCGGTGTTTTTTCAAGCTTATGACATTTACCTGGAAACTATAAAGAGGCTGATGAGCTATCCTAGCAAGCTTCTGGCTATTCCCCATGAACGGATATGGACAGGACGGAATATTGATGCTTTTTATAGAAGGGCTTTAAGCTCTGCAGAGCAGGCTTTTAATATAATTCGGGATTTATTGGATCAAGGATGGGAGGATGAGAAGATAGAAAAGGAGCTTTTTGCTCGCTATTATAAGGGTAGCTTAAAAATCTATACTCCGGAGAATATTCAACAATGTGTGCAAATCTTGCTCCGGCGAGTAAAAGAAAAGCTTTAA
- a CDS encoding NAD(P)/FAD-dependent oxidoreductase, whose product MKTFPELFSPAYIGKLLVKNRIVMAPMLVSYASSDGEVSERLLDYYEARARGGAGLIVVEAACVDAPTGRESFRQINIDSLRYVAGLQQLAQHIKAYGCRTFIQLFHAGRQTSSLFTGVQPVAPSPLACPMVKEIPRELTGEEIKEIENKFSQAAAYAFMAGFDGVELHAAHGYLINQFLSPHSNLRQDEYGGSLENRMRFLLNIIKKIKTSSPGLIISVRINMDDFVPGGLELKESVEICQHLEQAGVELINCSSGTYESGLKSIEPASYKEGWRVYLAGELKKWIHIPVIAGGMLNNPAFANQLIAGGQADFIFLGRSLLADSEWPHKVRESGTEDIRPCIRCNNCIDNNFRGMMVDCSVNPLTGRERHFSQEGKKLLHKANVMVVGGGPAGMQAALSLKSRGLNVTLYEKEKSLGGLLNLACLPPHKHRVAYLRDYLIRQVEKSGVEAFLNCSFNLESLPDLNPDYLLIATGSKPLLPQIPGWDQSYCLGIREVLERKPEIKGKRVVIIGGGSNGCEVADFLLAGNNQITIVEQNKYLAADMEKKNRRDLMNRLEEGKVNKKTSSQVMEIKDQQLQLKSQQGAYECLEADYIVLATGFTPNNALYIEAQNRHKNVYLIGDAFQVKGFKNAFLQGEAVAHMIATGLKK is encoded by the coding sequence ATGAAGACTTTTCCAGAACTATTTTCCCCGGCTTATATTGGCAAATTGCTGGTGAAGAACAGGATTGTTATGGCTCCTATGCTAGTATCCTATGCCAGTTCTGATGGGGAAGTGAGCGAGCGCTTGCTGGACTATTATGAGGCCAGAGCCCGAGGGGGGGCAGGGCTTATAGTGGTTGAAGCCGCTTGTGTTGATGCTCCCACCGGAAGGGAAAGTTTCCGGCAGATAAATATAGACAGCCTACGTTATGTGGCCGGGCTGCAACAGCTTGCTCAGCATATCAAGGCTTATGGTTGCCGCACTTTTATCCAGCTCTTTCATGCCGGAAGGCAAACATCCAGCCTGTTTACCGGAGTGCAACCAGTAGCTCCATCTCCCCTGGCCTGTCCCATGGTAAAAGAAATCCCCCGAGAATTAACCGGGGAAGAAATCAAGGAGATCGAAAATAAATTTAGCCAGGCGGCGGCTTATGCTTTTATGGCTGGATTTGATGGAGTGGAATTGCATGCAGCTCACGGTTATTTGATTAACCAATTTCTTTCTCCTCATAGCAACCTCCGCCAGGATGAGTATGGCGGCTCCCTGGAAAATCGGATGAGATTTCTCTTAAACATTATCAAAAAGATTAAGACTTCCAGTCCCGGGTTGATCATATCAGTACGGATAAATATGGATGATTTTGTCCCCGGTGGCCTGGAGCTAAAAGAAAGTGTAGAAATATGCCAGCATTTGGAACAGGCGGGAGTTGAACTGATTAATTGTTCCTCCGGGACTTATGAATCTGGGCTTAAGAGTATTGAACCGGCTTCCTATAAGGAGGGCTGGAGGGTTTATTTGGCCGGGGAGTTGAAGAAGTGGATACATATTCCGGTTATTGCCGGGGGAATGCTCAATAACCCGGCTTTTGCCAACCAACTGATAGCCGGTGGGCAGGCTGATTTCATTTTCCTGGGACGAAGCCTGCTGGCGGATAGCGAATGGCCTCATAAAGTTCGCGAGTCGGGAACGGAAGACATTCGCCCCTGCATACGTTGCAACAATTGTATTGACAACAACTTCCGCGGCATGATGGTGGATTGTAGCGTTAACCCCCTTACCGGGCGTGAGCGACATTTTTCCCAAGAAGGGAAAAAGCTTCTGCACAAAGCCAATGTGATGGTAGTAGGTGGCGGCCCTGCTGGTATGCAGGCGGCTTTGTCATTGAAGAGTAGAGGCCTTAATGTCACACTATACGAAAAGGAGAAAAGCCTGGGCGGCCTTTTGAATCTGGCCTGTCTGCCCCCGCACAAACACCGGGTAGCTTACTTGCGCGATTATTTAATAAGACAAGTAGAGAAAAGCGGTGTAGAGGCATTTCTGAACTGCTCCTTTAATCTTGAAAGTTTGCCCGACCTTAATCCTGACTACCTGCTTATTGCTACTGGTTCCAAGCCTCTGTTGCCGCAGATTCCGGGATGGGATCAGAGTTATTGCCTGGGTATTAGGGAGGTATTAGAAAGGAAACCGGAAATCAAAGGGAAAAGGGTGGTCATAATTGGCGGAGGCAGCAATGGTTGCGAAGTGGCAGATTTTCTCCTGGCGGGGAATAATCAAATCACCATTGTGGAGCAGAATAAGTATCTGGCGGCGGACATGGAAAAAAAGAATCGCCGCGATCTGATGAACCGATTGGAAGAGGGTAAGGTGAATAAGAAAACTTCCAGCCAGGTAATGGAGATAAAGGATCAGCAACTGCAGCTAAAGAGCCAGCAAGGTGCTTATGAGTGCCTGGAAGCTGATTACATTGTACTGGCTACAGGATTTACTCCTAATAATGCTCTCTATATTGAGGCTCAGAACAGACATAAAAATGTTTACTTGATTGGTGATGCTTTCCAGGTTAAAGGCTTTAAAAATGCCTTTTTGCAGGGTGAAGCAGTGGCTCATATGATAGCGACGGGCTTAAAGAAATAG
- a CDS encoding ABC transporter ATP-binding protein: MSLLQVIEAGFGYERQEIFRKLNFQVEKGEIFCLLGPNGCGKTTLLDCILGVRQLNAGKILLNGQDLNTFRSGQIARYIAYVPQSHERTFPYTVMDIVKMGRAAYTGRFSAPSKLDKAIAREALEMVGLFHLRHRPYTQLSGGEAQLVMVARALAQKTPMIIMDEPTAHLDFKHELEVLETIVELVGDSQISIIMATHFPNHSFYFENKKLPTRVALMHDHNFLELGRPSEVIAEENMKTLYGVNTRLISCATGERSELKQLVPISTIS, encoded by the coding sequence ATGTCTCTGTTACAGGTAATTGAAGCCGGTTTTGGATACGAAAGACAGGAGATTTTTCGAAAACTTAATTTTCAGGTGGAAAAGGGTGAAATATTCTGTCTTCTGGGACCAAATGGTTGTGGCAAAACTACCCTCCTCGATTGTATATTGGGAGTTCGCCAACTAAATGCAGGAAAAATCCTGTTAAATGGGCAGGATCTTAACACTTTTCGTTCAGGCCAGATAGCCCGCTATATTGCTTATGTGCCGCAGAGTCATGAACGTACTTTTCCCTATACGGTAATGGATATTGTAAAGATGGGGCGGGCTGCATATACCGGGAGGTTTTCTGCTCCCTCTAAATTAGATAAGGCCATAGCTAGAGAAGCCCTGGAGATGGTAGGGCTTTTTCATCTTCGCCACCGTCCTTACACCCAGTTGAGCGGCGGTGAAGCTCAGTTAGTTATGGTGGCCCGGGCCTTAGCCCAGAAGACTCCGATGATTATCATGGATGAACCAACAGCCCATCTTGATTTTAAACATGAGCTAGAAGTACTGGAAACAATTGTTGAACTGGTTGGGGATAGTCAGATTTCCATTATTATGGCTACCCATTTTCCCAACCATTCTTTCTATTTTGAAAACAAGAAGCTCCCTACCCGGGTAGCCTTGATGCATGATCATAATTTTCTGGAATTGGGACGACCCAGCGAGGTAATTGCTGAAGAAAATATGAAAACATTATATGGGGTTAATACCAGGTTGATTTCCTGTGCTACAGGTGAACGAAGTGAACTGAAGCAACTGGTTCCCATCAGTACCATAAGTTAG